A portion of the Leifsonia sp. EB41 genome contains these proteins:
- a CDS encoding DUF6510 family protein: MDYLDGNAAAGLLSEVFAVDVTVARGKCAHCGDVSVIARAHLWPDDHGMVLRCRICGDVIAMATERDGKLCLDLRGLDWLELEV, encoded by the coding sequence ATGGACTACCTGGACGGCAACGCCGCGGCGGGACTCCTCTCGGAGGTCTTCGCGGTCGACGTGACCGTGGCGCGCGGCAAGTGCGCACACTGCGGCGACGTGTCGGTGATCGCGCGGGCGCACCTCTGGCCCGACGACCACGGGATGGTGCTGCGCTGCCGCATCTGCGGCGACGTGATCGCGATGGCGACCGAGCGCGACGGCAAGCTGTGCCTCGACCTCCGCGGTCTGGACTGGCTCGAATTGGAGGTGTGA
- a CDS encoding ferredoxin reductase, with the protein MVSTAWRVAEVVAAHGETATARTIRLRIPGLAGHLAGQHVDVRLTAPDGYQAVRSYSIASASGTGGLAADELELTVEELPDGEVSPYLVHGLAVGDQLEVRGPVGGWFVWRAGDDEPVQLIAGGSGVVPLMSMARAHAAAASAAPFRLLYSARTPMSVYYRDELMALGEASAPLTVDYVYTREAPAGWPVAAGRLTAEALGALVVPAADAPRFYLCGSTPFVEAVSGWLVDAGHDPDRIRTERYGGIGGAA; encoded by the coding sequence CTGGTGAGCACCGCCTGGCGGGTGGCGGAGGTCGTGGCCGCGCACGGGGAGACCGCGACGGCCCGCACGATCCGGCTGCGCATCCCCGGGCTCGCCGGGCACCTCGCGGGTCAGCACGTCGACGTGCGGCTCACCGCGCCGGACGGCTACCAGGCCGTGCGGTCGTACTCGATCGCGTCGGCCTCCGGAACGGGCGGCCTGGCGGCGGACGAGCTGGAGCTGACGGTGGAGGAGCTTCCGGACGGCGAGGTGTCGCCCTACCTCGTCCACGGCCTCGCGGTGGGCGACCAGTTGGAGGTGCGCGGCCCGGTCGGCGGCTGGTTCGTCTGGCGGGCGGGCGACGACGAGCCGGTGCAGCTGATCGCGGGAGGCTCCGGGGTCGTTCCGCTGATGTCGATGGCCCGCGCGCACGCCGCCGCGGCGAGCGCCGCGCCCTTCCGGCTGCTGTACTCCGCCCGGACGCCGATGTCGGTCTACTACCGCGACGAGCTGATGGCCCTCGGCGAGGCCTCCGCGCCGCTGACCGTCGACTACGTGTACACGCGGGAGGCGCCCGCCGGCTGGCCGGTCGCGGCGGGCCGGCTGACCGCGGAGGCGCTCGGCGCGCTCGTCGTGCCCGCCGCGGACGCCCCGCGGTTCTACCTGTGCGGGTCCACCCCGTTCGTCGAGGCCGTCTCGGGCTGGCTGGTCGACGCCGGCCACGACCCGGACCGCATCCGCACCGAGCGCTACGGCGGGATCGGAGGGGCAGCGTGA
- a CDS encoding sulfite oxidase-like oxidoreductase, which translates to MGIISSGFLGRRRTEDPRLPPGQYVTEGFPVLSAGPTPRVAKEDWAFTITTEKGVVHRWSWDEFLALPQADVGTDIHCVTSWSKLGTSWRGVALDTLFENVDTDYEYTMAHSYGGYTTNVPLKDLLDGKAWVAHTFDGADLPPEHGGPARLLVPHLYFWKSAKWVSGLEMLPQDQPGFWEQNGYNLYGDPWKEERYW; encoded by the coding sequence ATGGGAATCATCTCGTCCGGCTTCCTCGGCCGGCGCAGAACCGAGGACCCCCGCCTCCCACCGGGGCAGTACGTCACGGAGGGCTTCCCCGTCCTGTCCGCCGGGCCGACCCCGCGCGTGGCGAAGGAGGACTGGGCGTTCACCATCACGACCGAGAAGGGCGTGGTGCACCGCTGGAGCTGGGACGAGTTCCTGGCCCTCCCGCAGGCCGACGTCGGCACCGACATCCACTGCGTGACGAGCTGGTCGAAACTCGGGACCTCGTGGCGCGGCGTCGCGCTCGACACGCTGTTCGAGAACGTCGACACCGACTACGAGTACACGATGGCGCACTCCTACGGCGGCTACACGACGAATGTTCCATTGAAGGACCTCCTCGACGGCAAGGCCTGGGTGGCCCACACGTTCGACGGCGCCGACCTCCCGCCGGAGCACGGCGGCCCCGCACGCCTGCTGGTGCCGCACCTGTACTTCTGGAAGAGCGCCAAGTGGGTCAGCGGGCTGGAGATGCTGCCGCAGGACCAGCCGGGCTTCTGGGAGCAGAACGGCTACAACCTGTACGGGGACCCCTGGAAGGAAGAGCGCTACTGGTGA
- the moaA gene encoding GTP 3',8-cyclase MoaA, whose product MVAVNLGLPRSASLRDEASAAAPSLDGRPDVSGLVDRFGRVARDLRVSVTEKCSLRCTYCMPAEGLPAIPREDLLTPAEIARLVRIGVHDLGIREVRFTGGEPLMRADLAEIIGLSAAAAPGIDLSITTNGIGLDHRVRELVAAGLTRVNISLDTVDREHFAALTRRDRLPAVFAGIAAAHAAGLTPLKLNAVMMRQTLAGAPDLLAWALEHGCRLRFIEQMPLDADHTWLRDNMVSAEELLAVLRTRFDLVEAGRPDDPSSPAEEWLVDGGPATVGIIASVTRSFCSACDRTRITAEGTVRSCLFGDDETDLRSLLRGGADDAELARWWRGAMWGKQSGHGMDAAGFVPPVRSMGAIGG is encoded by the coding sequence ATGGTGGCGGTGAATCTCGGGCTCCCGCGCAGCGCGTCGCTGCGGGATGAGGCGAGCGCTGCCGCGCCGAGCCTGGACGGCCGTCCGGACGTCTCGGGCCTCGTGGACCGGTTCGGCCGCGTAGCGCGCGACCTGCGCGTGTCGGTCACCGAGAAGTGCTCGCTGCGCTGCACCTACTGCATGCCGGCGGAGGGCCTGCCCGCCATCCCGCGGGAGGACCTGCTGACCCCGGCGGAGATCGCCCGGCTGGTGCGGATCGGCGTGCACGACCTCGGCATCCGCGAGGTGCGCTTCACCGGGGGCGAGCCGCTGATGCGCGCCGACCTCGCGGAGATCATCGGGCTCTCGGCCGCCGCCGCTCCCGGCATCGACCTCAGCATCACGACCAACGGCATCGGCCTCGACCACCGCGTCCGTGAGCTCGTCGCCGCGGGGCTGACCCGGGTGAACATCTCGCTGGACACCGTCGACCGCGAACACTTCGCCGCGCTCACCCGCCGCGACCGGCTGCCCGCCGTGTTCGCCGGGATCGCCGCCGCGCATGCCGCCGGGCTGACGCCGCTCAAGCTCAACGCCGTGATGATGCGGCAGACCCTCGCCGGCGCCCCCGACCTCCTCGCCTGGGCCCTGGAGCACGGCTGCCGGCTGCGCTTCATCGAGCAGATGCCGCTCGACGCCGACCACACCTGGCTGCGCGACAACATGGTCTCCGCCGAGGAACTGCTCGCCGTCCTCCGCACCCGGTTCGACCTGGTGGAGGCCGGCCGACCCGACGACCCGTCGTCCCCCGCCGAGGAGTGGCTGGTCGACGGCGGTCCCGCCACGGTCGGCATCATCGCCTCGGTGACCCGCTCGTTCTGCTCGGCGTGTGACCGCACCAGGATCACCGCCGAGGGCACGGTGCGCTCGTGCCTGTTCGGCGACGACGAGACCGACCTGCGCTCGCTGCTGCGCGGCGGCGCGGACGACGCCGAGCTGGCCCGCTGGTGGCGCGGCGCGATGTGGGGCAAGCAGTCCGGGCACGGGATGGACGCCGCCGGCTTCGTCCCGCCGGTGCGGAGCATGGGAGCGATCGGTGGCTGA
- a CDS encoding MoaD/ThiS family protein: MAERTILVRYFAAAEEAAGREEERVSLGTPTVGALRELLDARYGEAMRLVLRNGSFLVDGVVSRDPDAVVGERVDVLPPFAGG; the protein is encoded by the coding sequence GTGGCTGAGCGCACCATCCTGGTCCGCTACTTCGCGGCGGCCGAGGAGGCCGCCGGACGCGAGGAGGAGCGGGTCTCCCTCGGCACGCCGACGGTCGGCGCCCTCCGCGAGCTGCTGGACGCGCGCTACGGGGAGGCCATGCGGCTGGTCCTGCGCAACGGGTCCTTCCTGGTCGACGGCGTCGTGTCGCGCGACCCTGACGCCGTTGTCGGCGAGCGCGTCGACGTGCTCCCGCCGTTCGCCGGGGGGTGA
- a CDS encoding sulfate/molybdate ABC transporter ATP-binding protein gives MSLDFAATVAERDVDVELRLGTGETLALLGPNGAGKSTVLGVLAGLIRPDTGHATLSDETLFDLPAAWLPPHRRGIALLAQDALLFPHLSVRRNVEFASRSAGASRPEARAKADEWLERTGVHALAERRPDELSGGQAQRVAIARALAAEPELILLDEPLASLDVSVAGELRGVLAEVLADRTAVVVTHDALDAYLLADRVAVLGGGRVVEEGAARDVLTQPRHPFTAELTGLSLLTGRRTATGLVTDDGLALDGTPTAPIAEGRPVTAVVRPSTVAVRVGAPLEGAAGIAATVTALEPRDDLVRIRTDRLTALVPAAVVAELRLTAGARVTLTVPPAEVRISPA, from the coding sequence GTGAGCCTCGACTTCGCGGCGACGGTCGCCGAGCGCGACGTCGACGTGGAGCTGCGGCTCGGCACGGGCGAGACGCTGGCGCTGCTCGGGCCGAACGGCGCGGGCAAGTCCACGGTGCTCGGGGTGCTGGCGGGCCTGATCCGGCCGGACACGGGGCACGCGACGCTCTCGGACGAGACGCTGTTCGACCTCCCGGCGGCCTGGCTGCCTCCGCACCGCCGCGGCATCGCGCTGCTCGCCCAGGACGCGCTGCTCTTCCCGCACCTGAGCGTGCGCCGGAACGTCGAGTTCGCGTCGCGGTCGGCGGGAGCGTCCCGGCCGGAGGCGCGAGCGAAAGCCGACGAGTGGCTGGAGCGCACGGGCGTCCACGCGCTGGCCGAGCGCCGGCCCGACGAGCTCTCCGGCGGGCAGGCGCAGCGCGTCGCCATCGCGCGGGCACTGGCCGCCGAGCCCGAGCTGATCCTCCTGGACGAGCCGCTCGCCTCCCTCGACGTGAGCGTGGCGGGCGAGCTGCGCGGGGTGCTGGCGGAGGTGCTCGCCGACCGCACAGCGGTCGTCGTGACGCACGACGCGCTCGACGCCTACCTGCTCGCGGACCGCGTCGCGGTCCTCGGCGGCGGCCGGGTGGTCGAGGAGGGCGCGGCGCGCGACGTGCTGACGCAGCCGCGGCACCCGTTCACCGCCGAGCTGACCGGCCTCAGCCTCCTCACCGGACGGCGCACGGCGACGGGCCTCGTCACCGACGACGGCCTGGCCCTCGACGGAACGCCGACAGCGCCGATCGCGGAGGGCCGGCCGGTGACCGCGGTGGTGCGGCCGTCGACCGTCGCCGTGCGGGTCGGCGCGCCGCTGGAGGGCGCGGCCGGCATCGCCGCGACCGTCACGGCTCTGGAGCCGCGCGACGACCTGGTGCGGATCCGGACGGACCGGCTCACGGCGCTGGTCCCTGCCGCGGTGGTCGCGGAGCTCCGGCTCACCGCAGGCGCACGCGTGACCCTGACCGTGCCGCCGGCCGAGGTCCGGATCTCCCCCGCCTAG
- a CDS encoding ABC transporter permease, which yields MTRRAAGARLGTGIPGWVLIVAALGALFVLLPIVAMVTRVDWTHFVTLITSPSSVDALLLSLRTSVAATIGCLVLGIPMAIVLARVPFRGRALVRAIVLLPLVLPPVVGGLALLALYGRRGLLDGAIPIAFSTPAVVIAQTFVALPFLVLSLEGALRTTGQRYEAVAATLGARPSSVLFRVTLPLVFPAIVSGSILSFARALGEFGATLTFAGSLQGTTRTLPLEIYLQRETDPDTAVALSLVLIAVAIAVVAVAHGAGEPLRRRPRPVREAAS from the coding sequence GTGACGCGCCGCGCGGCGGGCGCGCGGCTGGGAACGGGGATCCCCGGCTGGGTGCTCATCGTCGCCGCCCTCGGCGCGCTGTTCGTCCTGCTCCCGATCGTCGCGATGGTCACGCGGGTGGACTGGACGCACTTCGTCACACTGATCACCTCGCCCTCGTCGGTGGACGCGCTGCTGCTCAGCCTGCGCACCTCGGTCGCGGCCACGATCGGATGCCTGGTGCTCGGCATCCCGATGGCGATCGTGCTGGCGCGGGTGCCGTTCCGCGGGCGCGCCCTGGTGCGGGCGATCGTGCTGCTGCCGCTCGTGCTCCCTCCCGTCGTCGGCGGCCTCGCCCTGCTCGCGCTGTACGGCAGGCGCGGACTGCTGGACGGCGCCATCCCGATCGCGTTCTCGACTCCCGCGGTGGTGATAGCGCAGACGTTCGTGGCGCTGCCGTTCCTGGTGCTGAGCCTGGAGGGCGCGCTGCGCACCACGGGCCAGCGCTATGAGGCCGTCGCGGCCACGCTCGGCGCGCGGCCGTCGAGCGTGCTGTTCCGCGTGACGCTGCCGCTCGTGTTCCCCGCGATCGTCTCCGGCTCGATCCTGTCGTTCGCGCGCGCCCTCGGCGAGTTCGGGGCGACGCTGACCTTCGCCGGGAGCCTGCAGGGGACGACGCGCACGCTGCCCCTGGAGATCTACCTGCAGCGGGAGACCGACCCCGACACCGCCGTCGCGCTGTCGCTGGTGCTGATCGCGGTCGCCATCGCGGTCGTCGCGGTGGCGCACGGTGCGGGCGAGCCGCTGCGGCGGAGGCCGCGTCCGGTGCGCGAGGCGGCATCGTGA
- the modA gene encoding molybdate ABC transporter substrate-binding protein, producing the protein MSSFVGRRVGIVGAALAAVLLAVAGCSADPGSQTPTQTPTKHAITGTVTVFAAASLTKTFTELGKGFEKANPGSTVSFSFGGSSDLVTQLIAGAPADVFASADQKNMDKAVSGSVVSGDPVDFATNVLAIAVPPGNPAHITGWSDLAKPGLKVVVCAPQVPCGAATAKVEANTGVTLKPVSQESSVTDVLGKVSSGEADAGIVYVTDVKGAGKSVDSVPFPEAKDVVNTYPIAAVRQGQNFTGGAAFIAYVTGPEGRKVLEAAGFGKP; encoded by the coding sequence GTGAGCAGCTTCGTCGGTAGGCGCGTCGGGATCGTCGGGGCCGCGCTCGCGGCGGTGCTGCTCGCCGTCGCGGGATGCTCGGCGGACCCGGGATCGCAGACGCCGACGCAGACGCCGACCAAGCACGCCATCACCGGCACCGTCACGGTCTTCGCCGCGGCCTCCCTCACCAAGACGTTCACCGAGCTCGGGAAAGGCTTCGAGAAGGCCAACCCGGGCAGCACCGTCAGCTTCAGTTTCGGCGGCTCGTCCGACCTGGTGACCCAGCTCATCGCGGGCGCTCCGGCTGACGTGTTCGCGTCGGCGGACCAGAAGAACATGGACAAGGCCGTCTCCGGCAGCGTCGTCTCCGGCGATCCTGTCGACTTCGCGACGAACGTCCTCGCGATCGCCGTGCCTCCCGGGAACCCGGCCCACATCACGGGGTGGTCCGATCTCGCGAAGCCCGGTCTCAAGGTGGTCGTGTGCGCCCCGCAGGTCCCCTGCGGCGCGGCGACGGCGAAGGTCGAAGCCAACACGGGCGTCACGCTCAAGCCGGTCAGCCAGGAGTCGTCGGTGACGGACGTGCTCGGCAAGGTGTCGTCCGGGGAGGCCGACGCCGGCATCGTCTACGTGACGGATGTGAAGGGCGCCGGCAAGAGCGTCGACTCCGTGCCGTTCCCCGAGGCGAAGGACGTGGTCAACACCTACCCGATCGCCGCCGTCAGGCAGGGGCAGAACTTCACCGGGGGCGCGGCCTTCATCGCGTACGTGACCGGCCCGGAGGGCAGGAAGGTGCTCGAGGCCGCCGGCTTCGGGAAGCCGTGA
- a CDS encoding molybdopterin-binding protein, translated as MPQIRIRDAASFLGVSDDTVRRWIDAGVLSSAKDEGGRTVVDGLELAQLAKQNAVLPPDPSGVGRSARNRFVGIVTDIVMDKVMAQVELQCGPHRVVSLISSEAVRELGLELGSVAVAVVKATNVIVETAGSPE; from the coding sequence GTGCCGCAAATACGGATAAGGGACGCCGCGAGCTTCCTCGGGGTGAGCGACGACACCGTGCGTCGCTGGATCGACGCCGGGGTGCTCTCCAGCGCCAAGGACGAGGGCGGCCGCACGGTCGTGGACGGCCTGGAGCTCGCGCAGCTCGCCAAGCAGAACGCGGTGCTGCCTCCCGACCCGTCCGGTGTCGGCCGGTCGGCGCGCAACCGCTTCGTCGGGATCGTGACGGACATCGTCATGGACAAGGTGATGGCGCAGGTCGAGCTGCAGTGCGGCCCGCACCGCGTCGTGTCGCTGATCAGCAGCGAGGCGGTCCGCGAGCTCGGCTTGGAGCTGGGCTCGGTCGCCGTCGCGGTCGTCAAGGCCACCAACGTGATCGTCGAGACGGCGGGATCGCCGGAATGA
- a CDS encoding molybdenum cofactor biosynthesis protein MoaE, with amino-acid sequence MSAVFADVSDRPLDPATLDAFVWRREAGAVVSFQGIVRDHDGGRSVVSLDYRAHPEAADFLRRCCEEVAERTGLRVAAVHRVGSLTIGDLALIASVAAPHRAEAFAACAELVERIKAEVPIWKRQHFGDGASEWVGL; translated from the coding sequence ATGAGCGCCGTCTTCGCCGACGTCTCCGACCGGCCGCTCGACCCGGCCACGCTGGACGCCTTCGTCTGGCGGCGCGAGGCCGGCGCCGTCGTGTCGTTCCAGGGCATCGTGCGCGACCACGACGGCGGCCGCTCGGTCGTCTCGCTCGACTACCGCGCGCATCCCGAGGCCGCCGACTTCCTCCGGCGCTGCTGCGAGGAGGTCGCCGAGCGCACCGGGCTGCGCGTCGCCGCCGTACACAGGGTGGGCTCGCTGACCATCGGCGACCTCGCGCTCATCGCCTCGGTCGCGGCCCCGCACCGCGCGGAGGCGTTCGCCGCGTGCGCCGAGCTCGTGGAGCGGATCAAGGCCGAGGTGCCGATCTGGAAGCGCCAGCACTTCGGCGACGGCGCGTCGGAGTGGGTCGGACTCTGA
- the moaCB gene encoding bifunctional molybdenum cofactor biosynthesis protein MoaC/MoaB, protein MSELTHLDADGRARMVDVGAKPETDREAVARGRLVTTPDVVRLVAADDLPKADVLATARIAGIAGGKRTSDLIPLCHPLPLNSLRVDFALDEAAGSIAIEAVARTHGRTGVEMEALTAVAVAGLTLHDMVKAVDPAASLTDVRLVAKSGGKRGEWRREGEESPSASTQERSSVPAPARSTAAVVIVASTRAAAGTADDTTGPVIASWLDAHGLQAEVRVVADADIAPALTAAVAERPAVVLTTGGTGVAPGDRTPEATAAVLDRELPGLADALRARGAASTPLAALSRGRAGVAGRTLVVNLPGSRGGVADGLAVLDDVLTHLLDQLGGDTDRGHDGTRR, encoded by the coding sequence ATGAGCGAGCTCACCCACCTGGACGCCGACGGTCGCGCCCGCATGGTCGACGTCGGCGCGAAACCGGAGACCGACCGGGAAGCCGTCGCCCGCGGCCGGCTGGTGACCACGCCCGACGTGGTGCGCCTGGTCGCGGCGGACGACCTCCCGAAGGCCGACGTGCTCGCGACCGCGCGCATCGCCGGGATCGCCGGAGGCAAGCGCACGAGCGACCTCATCCCGCTCTGCCACCCGCTGCCGCTCAACTCGCTGCGCGTCGACTTCGCGCTGGACGAGGCGGCGGGCTCGATCGCGATCGAGGCGGTCGCGCGCACGCACGGGCGCACCGGCGTCGAGATGGAGGCGCTGACCGCGGTGGCCGTGGCCGGCCTGACGCTGCACGACATGGTGAAGGCCGTGGATCCCGCGGCGAGCCTGACGGACGTGAGGCTGGTGGCGAAGAGCGGCGGGAAACGCGGCGAGTGGCGCAGGGAGGGTGAGGAGAGCCCCAGCGCCTCGACGCAGGAACGCTCCTCGGTCCCGGCGCCCGCACGCTCCACCGCCGCCGTCGTGATCGTCGCCTCCACCCGCGCGGCCGCGGGCACCGCAGACGACACAACCGGCCCGGTCATCGCGTCCTGGCTCGACGCCCACGGCCTCCAGGCCGAGGTGCGCGTCGTGGCGGACGCCGACATCGCGCCGGCGCTGACGGCCGCCGTCGCCGAGCGCCCCGCCGTCGTGCTCACCACGGGCGGCACCGGGGTCGCTCCCGGCGACCGCACTCCGGAGGCCACCGCCGCCGTCCTCGACCGAGAGCTGCCGGGGCTCGCCGACGCGCTGCGGGCCAGGGGCGCGGCCTCCACCCCGCTCGCCGCGCTGAGCCGCGGACGGGCGGGCGTCGCCGGCCGCACGCTCGTCGTGAACCTTCCCGGCTCCCGAGGCGGCGTCGCCGACGGGCTCGCCGTCCTGGACGACGTCCTGACGCACCTCCTCGATCAGCTCGGCGGCGATACCGACCGCGGCCACGACGGAACGCGCCGATGA
- the glp gene encoding gephyrin-like molybdotransferase Glp, whose amino-acid sequence MTPPRTVEEHVDHVNRLLEPLSAQPDVETVLLAHAAGRVAAADVRSEVDLPLFRNSQMDGYAVRAADVARVPVALEVTGDVPAGHEVPVTLTPGTAIRIMTGAPVPSGADAIVPVEDTELVLGRDDDLAGAVVEIRRSRKRGEYVRERGSDLERGDVLVTAGTRLAARHLAALAAAGVSSVAVRARLRVAVLTTGSELAAPGRGVRFGQVFDANGVALAALVEESGAVVSLRASSSDDPAAFARVFDAAVAASDLVITSGGISKGAFEVVREVLLPRGAEVTTVAMQPGGPQATAVVDGVPVLCFPGNPVSTQVSFAVFLRGPLRHAAGLPALPVRRVRLAESVRSVPGKRQFLRGRVGEDGVAPVSGPSSHLVAAMATADVLIDLPAEAEAVESGADVTVWTL is encoded by the coding sequence ATGACCCCACCGCGCACCGTCGAGGAGCACGTCGATCACGTCAACCGCCTCCTGGAGCCGCTCTCTGCGCAGCCGGACGTGGAGACCGTCCTACTCGCCCACGCCGCCGGGCGCGTCGCCGCGGCGGACGTGCGGTCGGAGGTCGACCTCCCGCTGTTCCGCAACTCGCAGATGGACGGCTACGCGGTGCGCGCCGCCGACGTCGCCCGCGTGCCGGTCGCGCTCGAGGTGACCGGGGACGTCCCGGCCGGCCATGAGGTGCCGGTGACGCTGACCCCCGGCACCGCCATCCGGATCATGACCGGAGCGCCCGTGCCCAGCGGCGCTGACGCGATCGTGCCGGTGGAGGACACCGAGCTCGTCCTCGGCCGGGACGACGACCTGGCCGGCGCCGTGGTCGAGATCCGGCGCTCCCGCAAGCGAGGTGAGTACGTGCGCGAGCGCGGCAGCGACCTGGAACGCGGCGACGTGCTCGTCACCGCCGGCACCCGGCTGGCCGCGCGGCACCTGGCGGCGCTCGCGGCCGCGGGCGTCAGCTCGGTGGCGGTGCGGGCGCGACTGCGCGTCGCCGTCCTGACCACCGGCTCGGAGCTCGCGGCGCCCGGCCGGGGTGTGCGCTTCGGCCAGGTCTTCGACGCGAACGGCGTCGCCCTCGCCGCACTGGTCGAGGAGTCCGGCGCCGTCGTGTCGCTGCGGGCGAGCAGCAGCGACGACCCCGCGGCCTTCGCGCGCGTGTTCGACGCCGCGGTCGCCGCCTCCGACCTGGTCATCACCTCCGGCGGCATCTCGAAGGGCGCCTTCGAGGTGGTGCGGGAGGTGCTGCTGCCGCGCGGCGCGGAGGTCACCACGGTGGCGATGCAGCCGGGCGGCCCGCAGGCGACAGCGGTGGTCGACGGCGTGCCCGTGCTGTGCTTCCCCGGCAACCCGGTGAGCACGCAGGTGTCGTTCGCGGTGTTCCTGCGCGGCCCGCTGCGCCACGCGGCCGGGCTGCCCGCGCTGCCGGTGCGCCGCGTGCGGCTGGCCGAGTCCGTGCGGTCGGTGCCGGGCAAGCGCCAGTTCCTGCGCGGACGGGTCGGCGAGGACGGCGTCGCCCCGGTCTCCGGCCCCAGCTCCCACCTCGTCGCGGCGATGGCCACCGCGGACGTGCTGATCGACCTGCCCGCCGAGGCGGAGGCGGTCGAGTCGGGCGCGGACGTGACAGTCTGGACCCTATGA